A region from the Sphingomonas brevis genome encodes:
- a CDS encoding putative bifunctional diguanylate cyclase/phosphodiesterase: MLVLAVLIAAVVLLIWNGSEIFQQLSFARKGLEADLKVAVTALTLNVALILFGWRRYVDLIHEAEARKEGEARAALIASTDGMTGLLNRKGFADRGEELRQQAVEQGQQLIIFSLQLNRFKAINDRHGYDVGDKALRMIAASLEQLSADSHLVARLAGDEFAIALAAPAEKVLEAEQHGGRLLRAVTRPMEAEGRLVQVGAYVGIAASNPAEGQIPDLLRRADIALDRAKSSCSARPVWFDESMERALIVHSEIEQGIRYGLDHGQFIPYFEPQVDLLTGEIIGFEVLARWNHALSGLVEPDRFIPVAEEHGLIGRLSEQVILAALTQAASWDPSIKLSVNISPTQLTDSWLAQRIVRLLAEAGFPAERLVVEITESSLFADLELARAIVTSLKNQGIRLALDDFGTGFSSLAHLRSLPFDVIKIDRSFVSTLSTDPESAAIVRAVTTLAEAIRVPVTVEGIEDAATHAAVAGFGCAVGQGWYFGKPMSGDQAAALLRSRQATPADEQPAARQAG; the protein is encoded by the coding sequence GTGCTGGTCCTTGCTGTCCTCATTGCCGCCGTCGTCCTTCTGATCTGGAACGGCAGCGAGATTTTCCAACAGCTAAGCTTTGCCCGCAAGGGACTTGAGGCCGACCTCAAGGTCGCGGTGACTGCGCTGACCCTCAATGTCGCGCTGATCCTGTTCGGCTGGCGCCGCTATGTCGACCTGATTCATGAAGCCGAGGCGCGCAAGGAAGGCGAAGCCCGTGCCGCGCTGATCGCCTCGACCGACGGCATGACCGGCCTGCTCAACCGCAAGGGCTTTGCCGACCGCGGCGAGGAGCTTCGCCAGCAGGCGGTCGAGCAGGGCCAGCAGCTGATCATTTTTTCGCTGCAACTCAATCGTTTCAAGGCGATCAACGACCGCCACGGCTACGATGTCGGTGACAAGGCGCTGCGGATGATCGCGGCGTCACTCGAGCAATTGTCGGCCGACAGCCACCTTGTCGCCCGCCTCGCCGGCGATGAGTTCGCGATCGCGCTGGCAGCTCCGGCCGAGAAGGTTTTGGAGGCGGAACAGCATGGTGGGCGGCTGCTCCGCGCCGTCACACGGCCGATGGAAGCCGAAGGCCGGCTGGTCCAGGTCGGCGCCTACGTCGGCATCGCCGCATCCAATCCCGCCGAAGGCCAGATCCCAGACCTGCTCCGGCGCGCCGACATCGCGCTCGACCGGGCAAAGTCGAGCTGCTCGGCGCGGCCCGTATGGTTCGACGAAAGCATGGAGCGCGCCCTGATCGTCCATAGCGAGATCGAGCAGGGCATCCGCTACGGTCTCGACCACGGTCAGTTCATTCCTTATTTCGAGCCGCAGGTCGATCTTCTTACTGGCGAAATCATCGGCTTCGAGGTGCTCGCCCGCTGGAATCATGCGTTGAGCGGCCTGGTCGAGCCGGACCGCTTCATCCCCGTCGCGGAAGAGCATGGCCTGATCGGGCGCCTGTCGGAGCAGGTCATCCTCGCCGCGCTTACCCAGGCTGCGAGCTGGGACCCGTCGATCAAGCTGTCGGTCAACATTTCCCCCACCCAGCTTACCGACAGCTGGCTGGCGCAGCGTATCGTCCGGCTGCTGGCCGAGGCCGGTTTCCCGGCCGAACGACTGGTGGTCGAAATTACCGAAAGCTCGCTGTTCGCCGATCTGGAGCTCGCCCGCGCCATCGTCACCAGCCTCAAGAACCAGGGCATTCGCCTGGCGCTCGACGATTTCGGCACCGGCTTCTCGTCGCTCGCCCATCTGCGCTCACTGCCGTTCGACGTAATCAAGATCGACCGCAGCTTCGTGTCGACCCTGTCGACCGATCCGGAAAGCGCGGCCATCGTCCGTGCCGTCACCACCCTGGCCGAGGCGATACGCGTGCCGGTCACTGTCGAGGGCATCGAAGACGCCGCCACGCATGCCGCCGTCGCCGGTTTCGGCTGCGCGGTCGGGCAGGGCTGGTATTTCGGCAAGCCAATGAGCGGCGATCAGGCCGCTGCGCTGCTGCGTTCACGTCAGGCAACTCCGGCAGACGAACAGCCTGCCGCTCGCCAGGCAGGCTAA